The following coding sequences lie in one Salarias fasciatus chromosome 7 unlocalized genomic scaffold, fSalaFa1.1 super_scaffold_4, whole genome shotgun sequence genomic window:
- the nkx6.1 gene encoding homeobox protein Nkx-6.1 encodes MLAVGQMDGSGSGSGSGSRQSAFLLGTPPLAALHSMAEMKTPLYPAYPLASPGPGSSTSPATTSPNPGGMAAPSPSPGVKSSGLGSPQQSSSATPHGINDILSRPSASCSSAGILSGLPRFGSLSPPPPPGLYFSPGAAAAVAVARYPKPLADLPGRTPIFWPGVMQSPPWRDARFSCSPHQSSVLLDKDGKRKHTRPTFSGQQIFALEKTFEQTKYLAGPERARLAYSLGMTESQVKVGEESKRTKRRKSNSREPED; translated from the exons ATGCTCGCGGTGGGTCAGATGgacgggtccgggtccgggtccgggtccgggtcccggCAGAGCGCCTTCCTCCTCGGCACGCCCCCCCTGGCGGCGCTGCACAGCATGGCGGAGATGAAGACCCCGCTGTACCCGGCCTACCCGCTGGCCTCCCCCGGGCCCGGCTCGTCCACGTCCCCGGCCACCACGTCCCCGAACCCCGGCGGCATGGCTGcgccgtccccgtccccggGGGTCAAGTCCTCGGGGCTGGGCTCCCCCCAGCAGAGCTCCTCCGCCACCCCGCACGGGATTAACGACATCCTGAGCCGGCCGTCGGCGTCCTG ctcGTCGGCCGGGATCCTGTCCGGCCTGCCCCGCTTCGGCAGcctcagcccccccccgccgcccgggCTCTACTTCAGccccggggcggcggcggccgtggcCGTGGCCCGGTACCCCAAGCCGCTGGCGGACCTCCCGGGCCGGACCCCCATCTTCTGGCCCGGGGTGATGCAGAGCCCCCCCTGGAGGGACGCGCGCTTCTCCTGCTCCCCCC accAGAGCTCCGTGCTGCTGGATAAGGACGGGAAGCGGAAACACACCCGGCCCACCTTCTCCGGTCAGCAGATCTTCGCTCTGGAGAAAACCTTCGAACAAACCAAGTACCTGGCGGGACCGGAGCGCGCGCGCCTGGCCTACTCCCTGGGCATGACCGAGAGCCAGGTCAAGGTAGGA gaagaatcaaaaagaacaaaacgAAGAAAATCAAACTCCAGAGAACCGGAGGACTGA